One genomic region from Arthrobacter sp. YN encodes:
- a CDS encoding TMEM175 family protein, with the protein MTRSDTSRAEAFSDAVIAIVITLLVLELTPPETEPGELLAGLLGQWPTYLAYAASYIYLAVIWLNHKSAFSRIRQMDIGLQWANLGILATLALLPWPTAVIIDTAKTGNLADERVAVALYAIVGALLCLSWLVFFSHLARHPELTEEEVEDSYFARERPRALAGVVLYLAAGTVGVLVHPLVASVIFVVLPVFYGLTSHGFDHRPAFLRGL; encoded by the coding sequence GTGACACGCTCGGACACCAGCCGTGCCGAGGCGTTCAGCGATGCCGTCATCGCGATCGTTATCACGCTGCTGGTACTTGAGCTCACTCCGCCGGAGACCGAACCCGGGGAGCTGCTGGCCGGATTGCTCGGTCAATGGCCGACATACCTGGCGTATGCGGCGTCCTACATCTATTTGGCCGTCATCTGGCTTAACCACAAATCTGCCTTCTCCCGTATCCGGCAGATGGACATCGGCCTACAGTGGGCCAATCTGGGAATCCTCGCCACCCTCGCCCTTTTGCCCTGGCCGACAGCCGTGATCATCGATACAGCCAAGACAGGCAATTTGGCTGACGAGCGGGTCGCGGTCGCGCTGTACGCGATCGTCGGGGCACTGCTGTGCCTGTCATGGCTGGTGTTCTTCTCGCACTTGGCACGGCATCCTGAGCTCACCGAGGAGGAAGTGGAGGATTCCTACTTTGCGCGCGAGCGACCACGTGCCCTGGCCGGGGTGGTGCTGTACCTCGCGGCGGGAACGGTAGGTGTCCTCGTCCATCCGTTGGTTGCATCGGTGATTTTCGTGGTCCTGCCCGTTTTCTACGGTCTCACCAGCCACGGGTTCGATCACAGGCCGGCCTTCCTCCGAGGTCTCTAG
- a CDS encoding catalase, translating to MPAEDNIKIPGAPSIEQPAVEEPTAAREPLPPKPDQQGPEAVSPTGSPTGAPANSRAQSGQYLTTAQGLRLGDTDHSLKAGPRGPILLQDHHLREKITHFDHERIPERVVHARGAGAHGTFRSYGTASKITKAGFLAPDVETPVFVRFSTVLGSRGSADTVRDTRGFSTKFYTDEGTYDLVGNNIPVFFIQDGIKFPDIIHAGKPHPDREIPQAQSAHDTFWDFVSLHTEAQAHTMWNMSDRGIPRSYRTMEGFGVHTFRLVDAAGKTTLVKFHWKPKLGVHSLVWEEAQIINGMDPDFHRRDLADAIESGAYPEWELGIQTFPDTEDQMFEGIDLLDPTKFIPEELAPVQPIGLMTLNANPTNYFAETEQVAFHPGHLVPGIDVTNDPLLQVRLFSYLDTQISRLGGPNFAQIPINRPHAPVNDMLRDGMHQTAVHGGVAPYHPNSLEGGCPFMAGQDVGAFVDVPEEIAAGIKERRNPASFDDHFSQARLFFRSLTSVEQDHVIQAYTFELGKCYEAVIRERQLMALANIDAGLCAAVAKGLGMPAPTATVDTPDVEPSPAVSQIGGKWPVAGRVVGIIADSESDLSLVTAAREAVDAAGMVPLVIAPSGGVIEPEHGPAVTVQRSYLTARSIEFDAIIAAGGGNPAADAIPGRDAKAGEPGATLDPRVVLMVSEAFRHGKAIGAWGPGTAVLDAAGVPQDAPGIISGEGPDTVIPVVRELLSAHRAWERFPAAGSAS from the coding sequence GTGCCAGCTGAGGACAACATTAAGATTCCAGGGGCTCCGTCGATTGAGCAGCCCGCCGTAGAAGAGCCCACAGCGGCGCGTGAGCCGTTGCCGCCGAAGCCTGATCAGCAGGGGCCGGAGGCCGTGTCACCCACGGGCAGCCCCACCGGCGCACCCGCAAACTCACGTGCCCAGTCCGGCCAGTACCTGACAACGGCCCAAGGTCTGAGGCTCGGAGATACAGACCATTCCTTGAAGGCCGGGCCGCGGGGCCCGATTTTGCTGCAGGACCATCACTTGCGTGAGAAGATCACGCACTTTGATCACGAGAGAATTCCCGAGCGCGTGGTTCACGCCCGAGGAGCCGGGGCGCATGGAACGTTCCGCTCTTACGGCACGGCTTCGAAAATCACCAAGGCAGGGTTCCTTGCGCCGGATGTAGAAACCCCGGTGTTCGTGAGGTTTTCCACTGTTCTGGGATCCAGAGGGTCAGCCGACACGGTCCGTGACACCCGTGGCTTCTCCACGAAGTTCTACACGGATGAGGGCACCTACGACCTGGTGGGGAACAACATTCCTGTTTTCTTCATTCAGGACGGCATCAAGTTCCCGGACATCATCCACGCAGGGAAACCGCATCCTGACAGGGAAATCCCGCAGGCTCAGAGTGCGCACGACACATTTTGGGATTTTGTTTCGTTGCATACCGAAGCGCAGGCCCACACGATGTGGAATATGTCGGACCGCGGAATTCCCCGTTCCTACCGGACCATGGAAGGGTTCGGCGTCCACACATTCCGGTTGGTGGATGCTGCAGGTAAGACCACTTTGGTGAAATTCCACTGGAAGCCGAAGTTGGGTGTTCACTCATTGGTGTGGGAGGAGGCCCAGATTATTAACGGCATGGATCCCGATTTCCACCGTCGTGATCTGGCCGATGCGATCGAATCAGGTGCGTACCCGGAGTGGGAGCTTGGCATCCAGACGTTCCCGGACACCGAAGATCAAATGTTCGAAGGTATCGACCTTCTGGATCCCACCAAGTTTATCCCTGAGGAACTGGCGCCGGTTCAGCCAATCGGACTGATGACGCTGAACGCCAACCCGACCAACTACTTTGCCGAGACCGAGCAGGTGGCCTTCCATCCGGGACACCTCGTCCCGGGCATCGATGTCACTAATGATCCTCTGCTGCAGGTCCGCCTGTTCTCATACCTGGACACGCAGATTTCGCGGCTCGGTGGACCAAACTTCGCCCAAATTCCCATCAATCGTCCCCACGCCCCGGTCAACGACATGCTGCGGGACGGGATGCACCAGACTGCCGTGCATGGGGGAGTGGCCCCTTACCATCCGAATTCCCTTGAGGGTGGTTGCCCCTTCATGGCCGGGCAGGACGTGGGCGCATTCGTGGACGTACCTGAGGAAATCGCGGCAGGAATTAAGGAACGGAGAAACCCGGCGTCCTTCGATGACCACTTCAGCCAAGCCCGGCTGTTCTTCCGCAGTTTGACGTCGGTAGAGCAGGACCACGTGATTCAGGCCTACACGTTTGAACTTGGCAAGTGCTATGAAGCGGTGATCCGGGAACGGCAACTCATGGCGCTGGCTAATATTGACGCCGGACTTTGCGCTGCCGTCGCCAAGGGCCTCGGGATGCCGGCTCCCACGGCCACCGTCGACACGCCGGACGTGGAGCCCAGCCCCGCTGTGTCCCAGATTGGTGGGAAATGGCCTGTTGCTGGTCGCGTCGTGGGCATCATCGCGGACAGTGAAAGTGACCTGTCGCTGGTGACCGCAGCACGCGAGGCGGTTGACGCGGCAGGCATGGTCCCTCTGGTCATTGCGCCGTCCGGTGGTGTGATTGAGCCGGAGCATGGTCCCGCAGTGACTGTCCAAAGGAGCTACCTCACAGCACGCTCGATCGAGTTTGACGCAATTATTGCAGCGGGCGGAGGCAATCCAGCAGCCGATGCCATTCCGGGCCGCGATGCCAAGGCCGGTGAACCAGGTGCGACCCTTGATCCGCGCGTGGTTCTTATGGTCTCTGAAGCTTTCCGTCATGGCAAAGCCATTGGCGCCTGGGGTCCAGGTACCGCAGTTCTGGACGCGGCCGGCGTCCCTCAAGATGCCCCCGGAATCATCAGTGGAGAAGGTCCGGACACAGTGATTCCTGTGGTCCGGGAACTGCTCTCTGCACACCGGGCGTGGGAGCGGTTCCCGGCGGCAGGATCAGCTTCGTAG